A stretch of DNA from Lotus japonicus ecotype B-129 chromosome 4, LjGifu_v1.2:
acttgaattcagaatgagcaagataaactattcacatcaggataagtcttattctatatctctaaactctgagtgaattcagtttaatgtttaagaattgttcatcaaaaatcttagttttgtcatcatcaaaaagggggagattgtaagatcaagttttgatctagtagtacaactctatgttttgatgattacaagttaaccttttgatatgaacaattgtggtactctaacgtgtttttctgagtgtgctatttacaggctctgacctcaactcaatctcacacaaatcagaagcactgtgtataaagggtaacccaagcaacgctttcgcattcaccatgttcagtatgaacagtggaaaagcttcagaagttctgaagctatacaaactctgatgtggactcagtcgctagaagctctgaagatccagaagttctgataaccaagaaacactgaaggttcagatgttctgatggtgtagaagactctgaagatccagaagctgaatagtggaaactctgaagtccagaagcaagaaactctgaaggccatgttcttccctctgagttcagaatcagaagatacaatggtcagaggatctgtgctttccctctgactctgatcaaccggcttcacaagttccaatatgaagtattcccctgatcagaagtctcctaggttaaaaggtcaagtcgctatccaagtacaaaagcaagtgtaccttcctgacgacctacctaacgttctcagccacagcagaagctggattttccagaactgccctccaacggtagcatttcccatgcaacgctcaaccctaatccttggagtatatatagaggctgaagattgaaagaagcggctagaaagaaacacatatacgcgcaagacatattcaaaatattctaagctttctttcatctgaaattcattgtgtttactattagctttttagaagcaaatctcttgtaaacaattctttgataaacagtttgtttagttcctttaggagatcaaggttgatcggatcctagagaagactaagagagtgaatcttagtgtgagctaagtcagtgtaattgttagtcacttgtaggtttcaagtgcagttgtaactcttacctgattagtggattgccttcattctaagaaggaagaaatcaccttaacgggtggactggagtagcttgagtgatttatcaagtgaaccaggataaaatccttgtgtgcttttctatctcttatctttagcacttaagttctcgaaagatttgtcaaaatctttaaggtggaagttttgttctgaaaacgttattcaaaccccccctttctaccgtttttcataccttcaaaaagCTTGTAAGAAAGATACTCAAGTCTCTTCCCAAGAAGTTTGACATGAAAGCCACAGTAATTGAAGAGGCTCAAGATATAAGCAGTGTCAAAGTTGATGACTTATGACTTATGACTTATGAGATGACCTTCATCCTGGATCACTTATGACTTATGAGATGACCTTGAATGACAGACCtgaaaagaagaacaagaacaTTGCTTTTGTTTCCAacgctgaagaagaagatgatcagGATGAAGGTGAAAATGGTGAGACTATTTCAGAAGCTATAGGTCTTCTTGCCAGAAAATTCAACAAAGTTCTGAGAAGACTGGATAGGCAACCTAAATTTAATGTCCAGGACACCCGATTCGACAATGTCAAAAACTCTGGATTTCAGCGTAAGGGAAAGGAAGAAGATAGAGGTGTCAAAAGCAAAGGGATACAGTATCATGAGTGTGAAGGTTTTGGCCATATCAAGTTTGAATGTCCTACTTTtctgaagaagcaaaagaaggGAATGATCACcacatggtcagatgaagattctgaaagtgagaatgagaatgaaACCTCTAATGTTGTGATGTCATTCATAGGGAAATGtgaatcagatgatgattttAGTGATGAAGAGATCACAGATGAGGAGCTGGCTGAagtgtacaaattattatacaTCAAATGGAAAGAGGCTTGCATCTATGGTCAGCAACAAAAGAGGCTTGTGTCTGAGCTCCCAACTGAAAGAAATAAGCTAGCTGGTGAAGTTGGAGTTTTAACTTCTAAGAAGGAAAACATGACAAAGTCCATTCGGATGATGAACACAAGCTCATATGTTCTTGATGAGATTCTTTTTGCTGGAAGGAGTGTTGGGGATAAAACTGGGATATGATTCAATTATGCCTCGTTGAATAAAGGAAGCAAGAATATGTCAATTGAACATGAAGCTGTAAGCAAACAATCTGGCCACCAGGTGTCTAACCAGAAGTCACAACAATGGGTGTGCCATCAGTATCCACAAGTTAGGAACTATCAAAACTCAACCTGGAGGTGTCATCACTGTGGTAGACTTGGTTATATTAGGCCTTATTGCTTCAAGTTATAAGGTAAATGATCAATCCAAGATTGATGAAACCAAGGGGAAGGTTAAAGTCAAGAGTGAATGGAAACCTAGAGTTGTACCTACTGCACTTATTGTTCATACATCCCTGCGTGCTTCAGCTAGAGAAGACTGGTATTTTTATAGTGGATGTTCAAAGCATATGACTGAAGTTAAAAGCTATCTAGAAAAGGTGAGACCTCATGCTAGTAATCATGTGACATTTGGAGATGGAGGAAAAGGAAAGATAAAGGGCATAGGGAAACTGACTCATTCAGGTTCACCAAGTCTTGAAAATGTACTACTTGTTGATGGGTTAAAGGTTAATTTGATAAGTATTGGGCAGCTATGTGCTCAAGATCTAAATGTGTCTTTTACTAAATTTGGATGTGTTGTTACCAATGAAGACATGCAGATTTTGATGAAAGGAGTACGCTCAAAAGACAATTGCTATATGTGAACTCCACAACTTGTTTCTAATCCTGCTCGATGTTTGATTACCAAGGAAGATGAAGTCAAAATCTGGCACCAAAAGCTTGGGCATTTAAACCTCAAAAGCATGAAAAGAATCATTACAGAAGAAGCTATACGAGGAATACCAAAGCTGAACATTCAGGAAGGCAaaatatgtggagaatgtcaaaTAGGAAAACAAGTCAAGATGTCCCACCAGAAGCTTCAACATCTGGCTACCTCAAGGGTTCTGGAgctgcttcacatggatctcatggggcCCATGCAAGTTGAAATCCTAGGAGGTAAACGATATGTTTTTGTATGTGTTGATGATTACTCACGTTTTACCTGGGTGAATTTTATCAGGGAAAAATCAGACACATTCGAAGCTTTTAAGGATCTTTGTCTTCGCATCCAAAGAGAAAAGGGTAGTGTTATTGTcaaaatcagaagtgatcacGACAAGGAGTTTGAGAACAGTAAGTTTGCAGAGTTCTGTTCATCTGAAGGGATAGCTCATCAGTTCTCAGCCCCTATTACTCCTTAGCAGAATGGAGtcgttgaaaggaaaaatagaacaatTCAAGAATCTGCTCGAGTTATGCTTCATGCTAAGAACGTCCCTTATTATTTCTGGACAGAGGCTATGAACACTGCATGTCACATTCATAATCGTGTCACAATTTGTTCTGGAAGCATCGCTACTCAATATGAGCTTTGGAAAGGTAAGAAACCCAAAGTGAAGTATTTTCACGTTTTTTGGAGCAAGTGCTATATTCTTGCAGATAGAGAGCAAAGGAGAAAGCTTGATCCaaaaagtgatgaaggaatattTTTGGGGTATGCTGAAGATAGTAGGGCTTATAGAGTCTACATTCAACGTACTAAAATATTGTTGGAATCAATCAATGTTGTAGTTGATGATGAATCACAGGAAATCAAGAAGAGCATAGAAGTTGATAACTCAATTCCTATCATTCTTGCAGATGTCCCATCTGATGTGCTGGACATTCCGTCATCCTCTGAGTCAGAAGATGGAGATGCAGATGTTGCACCTACCACTTCTTCAAGAGGACCTTCAATTAGGATTCAGAAGATTCATCCTAAGGAGAATATCATAGGAAGCTTGAATGAAGGTGTGACTACTAGGTCTAGAGAAGTTGTTTCAAATGGTTGTTTCATTTcaaagatagaacccaagaatgttcaAGAAGCTCTTACGATGAGTACTGGATacatgctatgcaagaagagcttgGGCAGTTTAAAAGGAATGAAGTTTGGGAACTTGTGTCTAGACCTGAGAATGTTAATGTCATTAGAACAAAATGGATCTTAAAAAACAAGTCAGATGAAAGTGGCACAATAACAAGGAACAAGGCTCGCTTAGTTGCTCAAGGTTATACACAGATTGAGGGAGTAGATTTtgatgaaacatttgctcctgtAGCTCGCCTTGAATCCATCAGATTGTTACTTGGTGTGGCATGCTTGCTCAAGTTCAAGTTATtccagatggatgtgaagagcgCGTTTCTAAATGGTTacttgaatgaagaagtctTTGTGGAACAACCTAAAGGGTTCGTGGATCCAAGTTATCCCAATCATGTTTACAAGCTGAAGAAGGCACTTTATGGATTGAAAAaagctcctagagcatggtatgagaggcTCACTCAATTCCTAATCACTCATGGCTATAACAAAGGGGGAATTGATAAGACTCTATTTGTGAAAAGAAGTGGTGAAGACCTTATGATTGCTCAGATTTATGTCGATGACATCGTCCTTGGTGGAATGTCGAGCCAgatggtggaacattttgtGGAACAGATGAAATATGAGTTTGAAATGAGCTTAGTAGGAGAACTAACCTACTTCCTTGGTCTACAGGTTAAGCAAATGGAAAACACCATCTTTATATCCCAGAGCAAATATGCCAGAAGTGTTGTGAAAAAGTTTGGGTTAGAAAATGCAAGTCATAAGAGAACTTCAGCTGCTACTCACATCAAATTAACTAGGGATGAAAAGGGAGTTAGTGTTGACTAGAGTTTGTACAAGAGTATGATTGGTAGTCTTCCATATCTTACAGCAAGCAGGCCAGATATcacctttgttgttggtgtgtgTGCTAGGTATCAAGCTGAACCAAAAGCTAGCCATCTTGTGCAATTCAAACGAATCATCAAGTATGTAAATGGAACTAGTGACTATGGCATCCTCTACTCACATGATCCAAATTCCATGTTGATAGgctattgtgatgctgattgggctggCAGTGCTGATGATAGGAAGAGCACATCTGGAGGTTGTTTCTTCCTTGGTGGAAATCTTATCTCATGGTTTAGTAAGAAGCAGAATAGTGTGTCCTTGTCTACTACTGAGGCTGAATACATAGCTGCTGGGAGTAGCTGTCCTCAACAAatctggatgaagcaaatgccaAAGGAGTACAATGTCCCAAAAGATGTCCTGACATTGTATTGTAATAATTTGGGTACTATTAACATCTCTAAGAATCCTATATAGCACAGTAGGACAAAACACATTGATATCAGGCATCATTTCATACATGAACTTGTTGAGGATGGAACCGTGAAGTTAGAGCATGTGGGGACTGAAAATAAACTGGCATATATTTTCACTAAAGCCCTTGATGCTGTGCAATTTGAGAAATTAAGGGGATTATTGGGGATATGTCTTTTTGAGGAATTATAGCAATTAGTGTGCATTTGGGGTGCCAACGGCTATATTTTGATATCCATTACTTGTGTGGCACACGTAATCAGGGAGTGCTCGATTGCATTGGTAACTTCTCCTATAGCTACCCTGTCTGGAACCACTTTTCTCCTTACAACCGCTCTTTTGCTTTTATTCAAGATTACTCATTGTTGTGTTCCAAAGAAAATTTATGTGTTGCACTTCATAGTTGTTCCTTCTCACAAAATGTCTCAAGAATCTAGCAAGAAGATGTCTTCCGGTCCTAAGCCCGTAACCAATGTGCATGGTGTTCGCTTTTTGGGGCTCAAACCAAATACCCCCAAATCAACTAGGGTTACTCGCTCCAGTGTCTCTGAAATTTCAGAGGACGTTCTTGAAGATGTTGTCCCGCTTCAACACATTGAACCTGAAGGTAGTCACAAGAAGAAGCGATCCAAGAGTACACCCAAGAAGAAAAAGGGTTCTGTTGCTAAGAGTTCTCTGGAAGTGCCTACCGTTACAATCGAGGACCCTGAGAATCAAGGTGAGAATGTTGATGATGTTATTGCAACTGTACTGAATGATGTTCTTGAAACTCCCCTGAACCCATGTGAAGTTGATAATATTGGGCCTGATGTTCCGACAACTGAGAAGGAAGTTGATAATGTTCCCATCAGCAATCTGAATGctgatgatggtggtgatgtTGAGATTGATGGTGGTCAGCCTACTCAGGAGGAAATTAATCCTGATCCTATCTCTGCGACTCCTGCAAGTCCTGATGTAACTCCACCCCCATCCTTTGAATTGTTTGATGGTAATTATGTGTCTCCCTCTCCCACTGGGAATACTGAGGAACCTGCTGTCGAGGAAGAGGTTCATGAATTGGTTGATGTTGAAGGCACAAAGTCCGATGACTATGTGTTGGCTAAGGTGTTgtttgagaaaaagaaaaagcaaagaCACTCCTCCACTCCCTCCTCTAAATCCAAATCTAGCAAGACTCCCAAGTTTCATAGGAGTGCACAGGCCCATGTCTCtaccaagaagaagaaaaacaaggagaagaagaaggctgcagTTGAAGATATGACTCCTCAGAAGAAGAGTgtcaagagaaaaagaagagatgctGATGAGTCTGATGTCGAGCCTGATGTCTCAGACATTGACATGACTGCCAAAAAGAGAATGTCTGGAAGGAGAGTTCCAGTGAATGTTCCAGAGGCTCCTCTGGATAATATATCTTTCCACTTTGTGGAAAGTGCTTCAAGATGGAAGTATGTCTTCCAGAGAAGCGTTGCTCTTGAAAGAGAGCTTGTTCCTGAAGCTCTTGGATGTCAAGTAGTGCTGGACTTGATTGCTACTGCTGGTCTCATGAAGACTGTTTCAGGATTTAGTCGCTGCTTTGACAAGCTTGTGAAGAAGTTTGTGATGAATATCACCCCAGAGTGCAATATGGCTGGTAGTGCAGAGTACAGGAAGGTGTATGCTAGAGGTAAACCTGTTAATTTTTCTCCTATTTTGATTAACTTTATTCTGGGTAAGAGCCAAGTGGCTCATGATATTGGAGACATTTTTTTGAATGTAATCACCAAGGAGATCACTGCTGGGCAAGTCAAATCTTGGCCCAAGAAGGGTATGTTGTCTACTGGAAACTTGAGTGTCAATTATGCTTTGCTCAACCGCATAGGAGCTGCTAATTGGTTTCCAACCAATCATTCTTCTCACATTTCTACTGGACTTGCCAAGTTGGTTTACTTGATTGGCACTAAGTCTCCATTTGACTTTGGAGCTTTTGTATTTAAGCAAACAATGAAGCATGCAGATACCTTGGCTGTGAAGTTGCCCATTGCTTTTCCTTCTCTGATTTCTGAGATCATTCTTAGCCAGCATCCAGAGATTGCGGCCTGAGATGAGTATCCTTTGCCCAAGGCTATTCCTCTTATACCTTTGATCCCAGGCTGTATGTTGGACCACATGTCCAGGACAATGATGATGACACTAATCAAGCTGGCGCTGAGAGTGTAAGTACGTCAATGTCCTCTGCTGATCATGGTGATGTTCTTGCTAAACTTATGGAAGTATCCAAGACTCTTCAGGATACTATTATGAGCTGCactcagaggaagaagaaggttgaTCTGCAGATCAAGAGGTTGACTATGGGTAAAGCTCCTGCTGCTGAAGATGGAAATCAAGCTGGTGTTGTTTAGGAAGTTGGGTCATctggttctgattctgattagTTTGTTTTATTTGTTATGTTCTGATTCGATATGGTTGTAATTGATGCTGGATGATGTTGTCTCTACCCTTTGTCTAACTACTCTGGTAACTTTGGTAGTAACTTTGGTAGTTATGTTTATGTTGTGTTGATGAGCTGCTATGGTATGATAATATGTGTTTCAGTATGTACGCCAATGTTGTTTCTGTGTTGCATGATCCTGTTCTTGCTTATCTCAAGCAAGGTGGTGTATTGTGACGTGTAATGCctcgatttctcgagtgtcacacagtaaccaaaacgtcataaatttcataaagaatttttgtcggttcaattattaatcttgaattaatgacagacgttcattttacgaaaacccTTGAACATTAACCTTTtcaaaacacgcggaagtaaccaacatcgcaAACCTTTTAAATAAACCATCGAGATAAAGTATGAAACATAGGTCTGAActaaagtaaattacatcaaaacttcTGAATATTTCAAACTAAAGGAAATAAAACGTTCAATGCCCCCAAACTCGAAAAATCTCAACCCAAACAGAAAATAGATATCCCTCATCCCAAAACCATATTCTTTGTTCtctgcctcttcttcttcttcgtcctCTTCCTCCAAAGTAAAGTCATCATCCGGTATCGGCTCGTCGGTGAACTTCTCCAATACATAGTTCCTTAGACCTCGGTAGATTTCGCCCTTCCCCGTGTAGTACTGAGATGCCGCCAAGATGTGCAAACTCCTAGCCCTCTGTTCGTCGTCAGATGGGTTCGCCCAGTTCCAAGGCTCCCCTTGCACAGGTGGGAGCTCCTCTTCTTCCGGCACAGTCTCCGGCATCTTCTCGGGTTCCTCTGAAGGTTCCTTCTTCTCTACTGACACGTCCTCAGACAGATCCGACTCCGGCTCAGATACTAAGTTGGATGAGTACTATGTTTCCAAATCCATAGGGTGTGAATGGTAGTTGCACCTTTCCATTCAGCAGCTGAGATTCAATCCATTCTCCCTTCTTGTTGGTGTACCGAAGGGTAGCATTGCCGAAGTAAATTCGGCGGACCTAGTGCGCGTCGGTCACCCAAGCCTGATCCTTTTGCGCATCACAGAGTGTCAGTTCCCACGAATGCACCGCATTCCTTGTCAGAGTCATCTGGCCCCCCCAGAACAAACAAATAACAGATAATAGAGGGTCAACTCCCATGCAATCAATCATAGATAAAGCAATACGCGATAACCATAAGGTTAAATATCGGTCTCAAATACTCATCTCTAGAGTTAGCAACCCTAATGCTCAGTTAGACTAACGCCCTCAccatcacacaaccacctcaacaccaggATCCAATCTcaatcatccgcagatgaaaaATCTCTTGGGGACCAACAGAGCCGACCAAAATCGCGTGGAGACcaacacaatcaatccacgAGTTATCAaggagaccaacacagtcaatccttatcccatgactaaatcatggttatcacgtgtagaccaacacagtcaatccaaaaaactccctcgcgtgcaagcaatcgtttgtctctaacggcaccatcgttctcatggtccataacCTATACCCTAGCACTATAACCATATCATtcactacttgcaagcgaaGTTCCCATCTCTATGTTTAGCTACTAATATCATAATCTAGAAGTAAATCAATAAGTCATCATGCATAGCATATCAACAAGAGGTTTAGGGTTTACCCCCATCCTCGCAAGAGCAGAAGATTAAACAAGCAAACTCTCATCATATAAGCAAAATCACACGCCTGAACCCTAGAGAGTGTTAGGGTTTCGGCCAAGCATCTCTGATACATCAAATAATCATGTCATCATGCTTCTTCACACAACATGTACGAAAATCCAGCAACTATCACCAACTTATATCCATAGACAAGAAAATCAAACACGCCTAACCCTAAACAAATTAGGGTTTCGGCCATACAATATCTAGGGCATCATTAAGACTTGTTCTCATGCTTCATCATACAACTCATACGAACTCCAGCAACCTTTACATCATGTTCATCACCGCATAACTAATCTTAAACGCATGATATGGACTATCAACATAGATTCGAGGATAATCATCAAGTTTGGCATGATTTCGCCTAAAGATTTTCATACATCATGGCATCAAATCTTTGAAGAAggtaaaaattgaaactttGGCCGTAAAACATGTTCAAGAAAGGATCTACTCATCATACAAGGGTTTTACATATTAGAGAGGCAACATATCATCAATCACACGAGGTTTTGCACACATAGAACAAGATTCATGTAACACAAagcctagactctacccaagaCCGAAACAACCCTCACCTTTTGCCTAGAGATTAAGAAGAAGAATAGatggttgaagaagatgatcactgttggtcaatctgcaagtgtacagaatctacccggttttaatttatcgaaccacagggaattggaatgtgaattcagtttaagcctcgagttcactgtaagaaagcgagtaaaattcagttttaaaggttgattgttttggtgattaattaacaagcaattgaaatataagtgtgtgaggACAATGGGgagcatgccttgggttcttgcttgactaattcagttctaatcaacctattctatccacaaaactctgagtctctccttgatgttctagcttaatcaatcatctatcgatgccttgcatagacaatcctctcaagccaaaagataggcacaattccttgataacctaaacatttgctaaaggcattaagcatgcaattcaggccaacaaaccccaacccttcctctattcctagtagcaagtatagaagaggtaatcccacaacaagtccctaatctataacaaacttccgttctattatagaaaagcataaagctagcacatgttctaacttgaaacataaagcatggagatgggattcaagggtttactcagaagattcatgaatagaaataggaattaaggtTAAAACATcttaagtcttacaaagaacccaaagcaaaaggggtttagtcaaacatggctatgaaatccatacaagaagataaagatgaaacctgaaacatagggcttagagaaagctcctcaagctccagaactcaaaccctctcttctaacttatgaaaatatgataaaatgacaaaaggttccaagagaaatgtctaaaaaccaatttataggcaaaacagtcgagtctaggcgctcaggcgccaattcaaagcgcctgagcgccaattccagccaaaaacatgctctctgaaggtcaattggcgcctaggtgccaattcccagcgcctaggcgccaattccagaagcCTGACAAAACataactagcgcctaggcgccaattcccagcgcctaggcgctccaagctcgctggaaagactttttagcttctttgtaactcctcttcaagcctctttaagccctccttcaattccatgcttcttggctttCCTCATTCATCGGTTTCAGACCTGGTAACTTAGGCACAAAGTAAAAGAGATATCTAGAAGCTTCAAAGAGTTAATTAGCAAGGAGAACCttcaattaaaatagaaaagatatgcaaatcCTCTAGCTAATCaaaatgcatgaaaggtccttataaaactacaaaaatacaaaaacaaaataaaaacacaaagaaagacaaaaatgcatgacaatgcatgaaacactacatgagactcaacaaaaagactcaaaactaactaagaaatgaccctgaaaacactactaaactagggtgaTCGAGGtcgtacccgatacaaataattaattaagaaaactgtagtaactaggaagtgactcctaggtcgtttcccaaggattatcgtttcaaCAAAGACTCAGTATTAAGAACGCACAACGCACACACACTGGGGGGGGGGTTGTGATTCAGTTTCAAAATACTAGCAGAAAGTAAAAAAGATTAATATAATcaagtaaagacggacgaatccctttgttcagtatatcgctgctcaatcacgggtatctaaagatcaattcttgttattagtttcctagttcgtgagaattaattaactaagcgataactaattcacagattcctaaactaagtgattaagaatcgtttacgccctaatatgaactaagcgaacatacatcatcttctatttctaatcataaggaattaagcaaccctaagccagaagtagagatgaagaaaactaatcaggcgaattctattaagcactatacctcaagagcgcgatatactttgcaaaggaattcgt
This window harbors:
- the LOC130712746 gene encoding secreted RxLR effector protein 161-like gives rise to the protein MIGSLPYLTASRPDITFVVGVCARYQAEPKASHLVQFKRIIKYVNGTSDYGILYSHDPNSMLIGYCDADWAGSADDRKSTSGGCFFLGGNLISWFSKKQNSVSLSTTEAEYIAAGSSCPQQIWMKQMPKEYNVPKDVLTLYCNNLGTINISKNPI
- the LOC130712747 gene encoding uncharacterized protein LOC130712747, whose product is MSQESSKKMSSGPKPVTNVHGVRFLGLKPNTPKSTRVTRSSVSEISEDVLEDVVPLQHIEPEGSHKKKRSKSTPKKKKGSVAKSSLEVPTVTIEDPENQGENVDDVIATVLNDVLETPLNPCEVDNIGPDVPTTEKEVDNVPISNLNADDGGDVEIDGGQPTQEEINPDPISATPASPDVTPPPSFELFDGNYVSPSPTGNTEEPAVEEEVHELVDVEGTKSDDYVLAKVLFEKKKKQRHSSTPSSKSKSSKTPKFHRSAQAHVSTKKKKNKEKKKAAVEDMTPQKKSVKRKRRDADESDVEPDVSDIDMTAKKRMSGRRVPVNVPEAPLDNISFHFVESASRWKYVFQRSVALERELVPEALGCQVVLDLIATAGLMKTVSGFSRCFDKLVKKFVMNITPECNMAGSAEYRKVYARGKPVNFSPILINFILGKSQVAHDIGDIFLNVITKEITAGQVKSWPKKGMLSTGNLSVNYALLNRIGAANWFPTNHSSHISTGLAKLVYLIGTKSPFDFGAFVFKQTMKHADTLAVKLPIAFPSLISEIILSQHPEIAA